DNA sequence from the Ruminococcus albus 7 = DSM 20455 genome:
CATAGACAGCTGTTCACCGCCTGCCCAGTTATGACGTTCATCGCACATTATGATGCAGTCAAGTCTCATTCCTGCAAGTCTGAAAATACCATCGGTCAAAAGGTAGACAGCTTCGATAATCACTGAAGTAAGTGCGCCGAATGTCAGGGCTGCTGTACCGCTTCCAACAAGAATACTTGCTCTTGAAGTTCCGTTGTGCAGCGATATCTTTATAAGATCATGCAGAACTATCCCGAAAATGATACCTGCCGCAGCAGTACCTGCGCTTTCGTAGAAATTTTTCCAGTCATTCCTGATATTTACGCTGATAATACCCATAATGAGCAGAATGATATGTAGCAGGAACAATACTCCAAGACTATGCCCGAAATATTTAAGGTATCTTCTTAGTCCCTCTTTACCGCGAAAGGCGTAACCGAGAAATTCACGCATTTTGTACACCTCCTGTCATAGCTATCAGAAGCTGCTGCAAAGAAGGGCGTGAAACTTCCAGTCCTTCAGGGACATCTTTTGATTCGCCTGTGACACAGGCACAGCACAGCGTACCTATTATTGTTTTGGTCAGATATTCTTTATCTTTGAGATATGAAGTCACGTCTGTGGTTTTTCCCTCGATGAGGTAAGCCTTCGCCTGAAGATCTTCACAGTCATCATCTGCGATAAGTCTTCCGTCCTCCAGTACAAAACAATGCTCGAACAATCCTGCACATTCATCGATAATATGTGTGGAAATAACGAATGCAGCTTCGGTCTTTTCAAAGCGTTCGATGATCTGCTTATATAGTTTTTCGCGGCAGTTGGCATCAACTCCAAGGACAGGTTCATCAAGGAAGATGAAATCAGCTCCGCTGGATAGTGCCAGTATCACCTTAGCGAGAGTATGCTGACCTGTCGAAAGCTGAGAAAGACGTCTTTTCGTATCAATGCCAAAAATATCACAGAGTTTCAGTGCATAGTCTTCATCGGTATCCTTATAAAAATACTTCTGCGCCTTAATGGTGTCTTTCACTTTCATGTGCTTGGGAAGAAGATCCTCGGCACTCATGCAATATATGTGACGAAGCAGCTTATCGTTCTCGGTGACTGTTTCGCCGTCAAGTGTGATCTCACCCGAATCAGGGAAAATACGTCCGCCTACCAGGTCAACAAGTGTTGATTTTCCCGAACCGTTTCGTCCTAAAAGCCCGTAGATCATACCCTTTTCGATACTTAGCGAAACACCGTCAAGAGCGGTCTTTTTATTATATCTTTTTGTAAGTGTCTTTATCTCTATCCTGCTCATCAGTCCTCATCTCCTTTCAGCATACCGATGATATCTTCGCGGGTAAGTCCCAGTCTGTCCGCTTCGTTCAGCAGTGGAGCTACAAAATCATCATAAAATTTGACTCGTCTGTCATCTCTTACATTTTCATTTGCATTTTCAGCTACGAACATACCCATACCTCTCTTTTTATATACCAGTCCTTTTTCCACAAGAATGTTGACACCTTTACGTACTGTTGCAGGGTTGATCTTCAAACTGTGGGAAAGCTCTGTGGTACTGGGTATCTGCTCGCCCTCGCCCAGCTGACCTGTGACTATCTTGTTTTCAAGCCACTGGGCTATCTGTATAAACAGCGGTTCGATATCGTTGAAATGCGGATAATTTACGCTCATACCGTTCAGTTCTCCTTTCTTTGATCTCTACACATATGTTATTTTATTTTCCGCGAATAGCTATTCAGAAGTACATCACATGGCTGGTTGGTTACTTCTGTAACTAACCATATCACATAAAGTATTATTTGTCAATAGGGCCATAATATTTTTGGCAAAGTTGAATAAGATCAAATCTATATTTTTAGCAGAGCTAAACAAACTCGGTAATGAACATACTGATTTACGGATCAATAAAATGAGTCGATCCCGATGGCTCAGACATAAAAAGCGACTGTTGCAGCCCTAACAAAGAAAAAGAGCCTGGCACAGACCTGAAAGGTAGTGCCAGCTCTTCTTTTTGTGGTATAATATAATTGCAAAAAACCATTAAACCACCGAAAGGATTGTACCACAAAAATGAGAAATTGTCTAGTGCGTCTTAACATGAATTATGAGATCTAAGATCTCAGAAAACCGACTTGGAATTTCTCTTTTTGAACTGAAAACGGCATAAAAACCAGCAGAAAATAACACCCCCGAGTCCTCTTTTTTGAAGAGGGCTTGGGGGTGTGCGCACTGAAACAGCTTATTTCACCAGTTAATATGTTTTTTTACTCTGATGTTCGGATATGGTTAGAGGGTGCTGCGGTTGCAACAGCCTCGATTTTTATCTTCATTTTCATATCAGAATCCCAAACCGTCAAGCCAGTCACGGACAGACTGTTGTGTATCAGAGCTGAACTCCTGCGCAGTCTTGCCCTGTATATCCATACCGTCGAGCACCTGTGCATTCGGCAGATAGCTTCTGATCGCAGAGTATGTTCCCGATTCACCGCTGCCTTCGTGGGTGTTGAACGGGATAACCACCTTGTCGGAGAAATCGTAGCTGTCCATAAAGGTATAGACCGCCATCGGCATATCGCCCCACCATATCGGGTAGCCGAGGGAAACAATATCATACTGCTCCATATTCTCAACACCGCCCTGAATTTCAGGACGGGCTTTGTCGGCAAGCTCCTGCTTTGCCACATCACAGCATTCGTCATAGTCCGCGGGATAAGGCGTAACAGTTTCGATATGAAAGCTGTCCGCACCGACTTCATCTGCAATATACTCTGCAACTATCTGTGTGTTGCCCTTATCTATCGTGCCGACATTGTAATTCTCGTCCGCGCGTGAGAAGTACGCAACAAGGATATTCGTGCCGTCACTGTCTGTCGGAGTTTCTGCATCAGCCTGAGTTGTAACAGTGCTGTCATCGGACTTACTGTCCTGCTTGTTCAGCTTTTCCTTAACGGCCGCCTTGTCTGTTTCAGCTACGCTCGGTGCAGAGACAGGCTCACCGCTTCCGCAGACAGTCATGGTCAGAGCCATGAACAGTGCAGATACAATAACAGCTATCTTATGATTCATACATATCACTCCTCAGTCTTTCATCTGCTCAGGATCAAGCATCTTGATGACCTTAGCCGGAACACCGCCGACCACCGCATAATCGGGAACATCCTTTGTGACAACTGCTCCCGCCGCAACAACGGCGTATTTTCCGATGGTAACACCCGGGCAGATCGTACAGCCCATACCGAGCCACGCATTTTTCCCGATCGTTACCTTGCCGTAGGTGTATGTAGTGTGGCGGTCGTACATATCGTGGTTGATCGTTGCGATGCGAAGCCCCGGCGCAGCCATAACGCCGTCCTCAAACTCGATACCGCCCGATGCGGAAAGAATAGCCGAATGATTGATAAATACGCCCTTTCCGAACTTCACACGGTTTCCGAAATCGCAGGTGAAGGGTGTGAGTATCCTGACATCATCGAGCTTGCGCCCGAACAACTCCTCAAGATAGCCCACATATGACGGATCATCGGGAAGTACCGCATTTGCCTTTGCACACAGCGTTCTTGCTCTCATCATTTCATCAACCGCTTCT
Encoded proteins:
- a CDS encoding flavodoxin; translation: MNHKIAVIVSALFMALTMTVCGSGEPVSAPSVAETDKAAVKEKLNKQDSKSDDSTVTTQADAETPTDSDGTNILVAYFSRADENYNVGTIDKGNTQIVAEYIADEVGADSFHIETVTPYPADYDECCDVAKQELADKARPEIQGGVENMEQYDIVSLGYPIWWGDMPMAVYTFMDSYDFSDKVVIPFNTHEGSGESGTYSAIRSYLPNAQVLDGMDIQGKTAQEFSSDTQQSVRDWLDGLGF
- a CDS encoding DapH/DapD/GlmU-related protein, which codes for MEYKNGYVYDLMDKGGPTKVTEPYFKEAVDEMMRARTLCAKANAVLPDDPSYVGYLEELFGRKLDDVRILTPFTCDFGNRVKFGKGVFINHSAILSASGGIEFEDGVMAAPGLRIATINHDMYDRHTTYTYGKVTIGKNAWLGMGCTICPGVTIGKYAVVAAGAVVTKDVPDYAVVGGVPAKVIKMLDPEQMKD
- a CDS encoding GntR family transcriptional regulator; the protein is MSVNYPHFNDIEPLFIQIAQWLENKIVTGQLGEGEQIPSTTELSHSLKINPATVRKGVNILVEKGLVYKKRGMGMFVAENANENVRDDRRVKFYDDFVAPLLNEADRLGLTREDIIGMLKGDED
- a CDS encoding ATP-binding cassette domain-containing protein is translated as MSRIEIKTLTKRYNKKTALDGVSLSIEKGMIYGLLGRNGSGKSTLVDLVGGRIFPDSGEITLDGETVTENDKLLRHIYCMSAEDLLPKHMKVKDTIKAQKYFYKDTDEDYALKLCDIFGIDTKRRLSQLSTGQHTLAKVILALSSGADFIFLDEPVLGVDANCREKLYKQIIERFEKTEAAFVISTHIIDECAGLFEHCFVLEDGRLIADDDCEDLQAKAYLIEGKTTDVTSYLKDKEYLTKTIIGTLCCACVTGESKDVPEGLEVSRPSLQQLLIAMTGGVQNA